One Tissierellales bacterium genomic region harbors:
- the sufC gene encoding Fe-S cluster assembly ATPase SufC has translation MSKNLLKIDDLEVSVDEANILKGLNLEINEGETHLIMGPNGAGKSTLGNVLMGHPEYKVDKGSIYFEGEEIQELSVNERAKKGLFLSFQYPEEIPGVTVESFLRTSKKAITGKNVPIIEFKRELKKHMKDLEVPEGYEDRYLNVGFSGGEKKKNEILQMAILNPKLAILDETDSGLDVDAIKIIYEGIKNLKDGTRSFLVITHYNRILDYLEPDFVHILVDGKIVKTGDRKLADEIEEIGYENFKRHV, from the coding sequence ATGAGTAAAAACTTATTAAAGATAGATGACTTAGAGGTTTCAGTAGATGAGGCTAATATACTGAAAGGTTTAAATTTAGAAATAAATGAAGGAGAAACCCATTTAATTATGGGACCAAATGGAGCAGGGAAATCTACTCTTGGAAATGTATTAATGGGTCATCCAGAATACAAGGTAGATAAAGGAAGTATTTATTTTGAAGGAGAAGAGATACAGGAATTATCAGTAAATGAAAGGGCAAAAAAAGGATTGTTCCTTTCTTTCCAATATCCAGAAGAAATACCTGGTGTAACAGTGGAAAGCTTTTTAAGAACTTCGAAGAAGGCTATTACGGGAAAAAATGTTCCAATAATAGAATTTAAGAGAGAACTTAAAAAGCATATGAAGGACTTAGAAGTTCCTGAAGGCTATGAAGATAGGTATTTAAATGTAGGATTTTCGGGAGGAGAAAAGAAAAAAAATGAAATTCTTCAAATGGCTATATTAAATCCAAAGTTGGCCATATTAGATGAAACAGATTCCGGTTTAGATGTGGATGCTATTAAGATTATATATGAAGGAATTAAAAATTTGAAAGATGGAACAAGGTCCTTCTTAGTAATTACTCATTATAATAGAATACTAGATTATTTAGAACCAGACTTTGTCCATATATTAGTAGATGGAAAGATAGTAAAAACAGGTGATAGAAAACTTGCTGATGAAATAGAGGAAATAGGTTATGAGAACTTTAAAAGGCATGTATAA